From Sporosarcina sp. Marseille-Q4943, the proteins below share one genomic window:
- a CDS encoding GntR family transcriptional regulator, translated as MNFLKAEQPQLFKDHAYNEIKKAIIQHEIEPGSMLNERSLSESLGISRTPLKLALQQLELEGWITSVPRKGIFIKTINKSDVDDIFQLRKANEVLVIELLIPLLDDEAIAKIEELDEQLSGNKEDPVQFVYCDSSFHLFLAELSQNLRLYQLIENLTDHFNWYRFASLKAGKSLDEIHYEHTLIIEGLKARNVRQTTDAVLNHIDKAYATLMVNFQG; from the coding sequence ATGAACTTTCTAAAGGCAGAACAACCCCAATTATTTAAGGACCACGCATATAACGAAATTAAGAAGGCCATTATTCAGCACGAAATCGAACCTGGCTCCATGTTAAATGAACGTTCGCTTAGTGAAAGTCTTGGAATTAGCCGTACCCCTTTAAAATTAGCTTTGCAACAGCTGGAATTGGAAGGTTGGATTACATCTGTACCTCGAAAAGGAATTTTCATTAAAACCATTAATAAAAGCGACGTTGATGACATTTTCCAACTGCGGAAGGCTAATGAAGTATTGGTTATCGAACTGCTCATTCCTCTTCTTGACGACGAAGCAATTGCTAAAATCGAGGAGCTGGATGAACAACTATCTGGCAATAAGGAAGACCCTGTACAGTTTGTGTACTGCGATTCTTCCTTTCACTTGTTTTTAGCAGAGTTAAGTCAAAATCTCCGTCTGTATCAATTGATTGAAAATCTCACCGACCATTTTAATTGGTATCGATTCGCTTCATTGAAGGCCGGGAAAAGCTTGGATGAGATTCACTATGAACATACATTAATCATCGAGGGACTGAAAGCAAGGAATGTACGCCAAACAACGGACGCTGTTTTGAACCATATTGATAAGGCATACGCCACATTAATGGTAAATTTTCAGGGTTGA
- a CDS encoding CidA/LrgA family holin-like protein, whose protein sequence is MFSYIGNVIQNFFHLVIPGSIIGLLLLFTCLCFKIVPVKWIENGAGFLLSLLMLFFIPTTVGVMNYSSLLSFQGALFILAVLLSTVISIAITGTAGQFFENKAQKRKDDKECNKAHSQSA, encoded by the coding sequence ATGTTCTCGTATATTGGAAACGTTATTCAGAACTTTTTCCACTTAGTGATCCCAGGGAGTATTATAGGACTCTTATTACTCTTTACTTGTTTATGTTTCAAAATCGTCCCCGTTAAATGGATTGAAAACGGAGCCGGATTTTTACTGAGTTTATTAATGTTATTTTTCATTCCAACGACAGTTGGTGTCATGAACTATTCTTCGTTACTTTCTTTTCAAGGTGCGTTGTTCATCCTCGCTGTTCTGTTAAGTACAGTCATTTCCATTGCAATTACAGGAACGGCAGGTCAATTTTTTGAGAATAAGGCACAAAAGAGAAAGGATGATAAAGAATGCAACAAGGCCCACTCGCAATCTGCATGA
- a CDS encoding LrgB family protein — translation MQQGPLAICMILLTVIAYLAMSKIYKKYSYSFLIPVLTATTIIIIILSLFHIPYESYMSGGQWISSLLGPSVVALAYPLYKQRQFLLDHLAPIIGGVFVGATSGMVSVALLAKIFGVNHSLTLSLIPKSLTTPIAIEVAKGLGGNASLAVVGVMIAGIFGAIAAPSIFKWLRVRSPMGRGIALGSASHAIGTAKAAEYGELTFSMSSVTMALCAIIGSVLGPIVVWVFHI, via the coding sequence ATGCAACAAGGCCCACTCGCAATCTGCATGATTTTATTAACTGTCATTGCTTATCTCGCGATGTCGAAAATATATAAGAAGTATTCTTACTCATTTTTAATACCTGTTTTAACTGCGACTACTATTATTATCATCATCCTGTCTTTGTTTCATATTCCATATGAAAGCTATATGTCTGGAGGGCAATGGATCAGTTCCCTTTTAGGTCCTTCCGTCGTCGCACTCGCTTACCCTTTGTATAAACAGCGTCAATTTTTACTAGATCACTTAGCTCCTATAATAGGGGGAGTATTTGTTGGTGCCACTTCCGGAATGGTCAGTGTTGCTCTCCTCGCTAAAATCTTCGGGGTGAATCATTCATTAACTCTTTCCCTTATCCCAAAATCTCTTACCACTCCCATTGCAATAGAAGTAGCTAAAGGATTAGGCGGAAATGCCTCTCTGGCAGTTGTCGGTGTTATGATTGCAGGAATCTTTGGCGCAATCGCTGCACCTTCTATTTTTAAATGGTTGCGGGTGCGTAGCCCCATGGGAAGAGGCATCGCTCTTGGCAGTGCATCGCATGCGATAGGGACTGCGAAAGCAGCGGAATACGGCGAACTCACCTTTTCGATGAGTTCTGTCACAATGGCGTTATGTGCAATCATCGGCTCTGTTCTTGGTCCGATTGTTGTGTGGGTATTTCACATTTAA